In the genome of Luteitalea pratensis, the window GAACTCCGGCTCGAACAGGTTGCGGCCGGTGAGCCCCAGCTTGACTCTGCGCAGGTCGACCATCACGCCGGCATCGACGTCGAACTGGCTGCTGCCGTGGGTGTCGAGGTCGCGGGCGGCGTCCAGGGGGTCGCCTGGCGCCGGCAGACGCGCGGCCTGCCCGGCACTGCCGTGGACGTACTTCACCGTCGCCCCGATGTGCAGCCCCGACACGACCGAGTGAAGGAGGTTGACGCCCACATGCGTGGTGGTGAGGCGCTGCAAGGCCGCCGCCGAGACGACGTTCTGAGCCTCGGTTCCCGGGCCGACCACCGTGGCGCTCGCGTCGGACAGCCGGTAGAAGGTTGCCCCGACGGGCCAGGTGCCGAGCGCCACGAGGGTGCTGCCCTGCCCGGCGAAGCCGGTCACGGGCGGCGTGGCGCCGCCGATGGGCGTCCCTTCGAACTGCCCGCGTGCCACCTCGGCGACCGCCGAGACGACCGACCCGGTTACCAGTCCCGCGGGATTCCAGTACGTCGCCGAGGCGTCGTCTGCGACCGCGACGAATGCGCCGCCCATCCCGAGCGCGCGCATTCCGACTGCCTCGACACCCTGACCGGCGGCAAGCGCGGGGATCAGCGCGAAGGCGCCTCCCAGCAGGAGTCTCCGGAGCAGGGTCATCACGCCAGTGTAGCCGTTCGGCCCGGAGGCCCCGGCAGGTGTCCGTTTCCGAACATCCGCCACATGGGTTGCGTACTATACGCGTGACGCGGAAGACCTTGGACGAGGCGCGACCTCCTCGGGTGCATCCGGTTCGTCACATCGTTCTTCCATGACCCAGGACACTTCCCTTGATGCGGCGCGGCCGCTCCCTTTCGTTCAGCGCGTGATTGGCGTGGTCGTCTCCCCGGGAGAGACCATGGCCCGGATTGCCGCGGCGCCCCGCTGGCTCGACGTGCTGGCGCTGACAACAGTCCTTCTGGCGGTCGGATACGCGGTGTTCCTCGCGTCCGACGTCGGCAAGGCGGCCTACGTGGACCAGGCCGTCGCCAGCATCGAGTCGTTCGGCGGGGCCGTCAACCCGGAGATGTACGCCGGGCTGCAGCGCCAGGCCGGCTTCATGTCGTGGATTCAGGGTGCCTCGATCCTGGTCATCGGCCCACTCATGGCGGCGGCGATTGCCGGCATCCTGTTCGGCGTGTTCACGGTGCTGGGCGGAGAGGCGCAGTACCGGCAGGTGCTCGCGGTGGTGTCGCACGCGGGGGTCATCAACCTCCTGCAGGCCGCGTTCACGCTGCCTGTCAACTACCAGCGCCAGTCGATGAGCAGCGCGACCAACCTGGCCGTGTTCTTCCCGAACATGGCCGAGGGGTCGTTCCTCGCGTCAATGCTGGGCTTCGTCGACCTGTTCTGGATCTGGTATCTCGTGGTGCTCGCAATTGGCCTCGCAGCGGTCTATCGCCGAAAATGGACGTCGGTGGCTGGCGGGTTATTCGTGGTGTACGTCCTCATCGGCCTGGCCATCGCGGCCATCAAAGCGGTTTTGGGGGGAAGATGAAACGTTCGACCAAGCGGTGGCTGGGGGCCATCGTGGTGCTGGCGGTCGTGGCCGGCCTGGCCTACGCCAACTTCGCGTATCGCAAGAAGACCGGCAAGGAAGTCACGGTGGAAGCCGTGCAGGCCAGGGATCTGACCGCGATCGTGTCGGCCTCGGGGAAGATCCAGGCCAAGCGCACCGTGAACATCAGTGCCGACAACATGGGGCGCGTGACCCAGTTGTCCGTGGAGGAAGGCGACCGCGTCAAGCGTGGGCAGTTCCTCATGCAAATCGACCCGCGCAACCTCGCCTCGGCCGTGCAATCGGGTGAAGCCGGCCAACTGGCCGCTCGATCGATGCTCGAGCAGCAGCGGCTCGCGATCGTCTCGGCGCGCGAGAACCTCGCGCTCGCGCGCGCCGAGCTCAAGCGCCAGCAGGAACTGTGGGCGCAGCAACTGACCACGCGGCAGGAGCTCGACCGCGCGGAGAACGCCGTGAACGTCGGCGAGGCGGAACTGCGCCAGCGCGAAATCGACATCAAGACGCAGGATCAGCGCATCCGCCAGGAAGGCGCGACGCTGAACCAGGCACAGTACAACCTGAGTCGGGCCCGCATCGAATCACCGATCGACGGCATCGTCTCCCGTCGTAACATCGAGGAGGGTGAGACGGTCGTCATCGGTACGATGAACAACGCCGGCACGGTGTTGCTGACCATCGCCGACATGTCGGTCATCGAGGCCGAGGTCGAGGTCGACGAGACCGACATCCCGACCGTGCGGCTCGGCCAGGTGGCCAAGGTCACCATCGACGCACTGCCTGGCAAGGAGTACACGGGCAAGGTGACCGAGATCGGCAACAGCCCGATCCAGGCGGCGACGGGGCAGGCGGCCGCGAGCGCTGGCCAGGCGGCGACGAACTTCAAGGTGACGGTCCAGCTCGATCACACGATCGAGGAGGTGCGTCCGGGGTTCACGTGCTCGGCCGAGATCGAAACCGCGAAGCGCGCCAAGGCGGTGGCCGTGCCGATCCAGGCGATGGCCGTCCGCGACCTGGTCTACGACAAGGCCGGCACCGTCGTCCGGCCGCCGAAGCAGGACGCCAAGAAGAAGGCCCCGACACCGGCGACGCCGGCCGAACTGCCCGAGGGACAGACCCGGAAGGAAACCGAGGGCGTCTTCGTGATGCGCGACAAGAACGCCGAGTTCGTGCCGGTACACACGGGCATCGCTGGCGAGCGCTACTTCGAGGTCATGTCGGGTGTGAAGGTCGGTGACAAGGTCATCACCGGACCGTTCAACTCGGTGCGTGACCTGCAGGATGGCGATGAAGTCCGTCTGTCCGACACGGCCGCCGAAGCGGCCAAGAAGAAGTCGTAAGTCGCAGGCGTCATGAACAAGTTCCTCGACGCGGTCGGCCTCGCCCTCTCCTCGATCTGGGCCAACAAGCTCCGGTCGTTCATGATGGTGCTCGGCAACGTGGTGGCGGTGACGTCGATCATCGCCGTCGTGGCCCTGATCCAGGGCATGAATGGCTACGTCGCCGACTCCATCGTGTCGGAGGTTGGGGTCGGCACGTTCCAGGTCGCCCGTGTCGGCGTGATCACGAACGAGGAAGAGGAGGAGGAGGCACGCCGGAAAAACCCGGACGTCTCCCTCGTGGACCTGCGGGCAGTCAAGGGCATCGGCGGCAACATCGACGCCGTGATGGCCCAGTCCAACAGCCAGGCCAACGTCACCTTCCGCAACGAGACCATCGAGAACGTCGGCATCCGGGGTGTGTCGGCCGACTACGACCAGTTCGGCGGCTACGAGGCCGAGCGCGGCCGCACCATCAGCCGCATCGAGATCCAGCGCTCGCGCCCGCTCGCCTACCTCGGCGTCGAGACGAGCGACAAGCTCTTCAAGGGACGCAACCCCGTCGATCAGACCATCATGGTCAACGGCGTGCACTTCCGGGTCGCCGGGGTCAACGAGAAGAAGGGCAGCATGTTCGGCAACTCGCAGGACGACTTCGTGCTGATCCCGCTCGGCGCATTCCAGAAGATGTTCGGCTCGCGCCGCAGCTTCGAGATCACGGTCAAGCCAATCAACCCCTCGCTGGTCCCGGAGGCCATGGAGGAAGCGCGGGTGGCCCTGCGCACCTCGCGCAAGCTGCGTCCACGCGACAAGGACAACTTCGGCATCGTCACCTCGGACACGTTCATGGAGCTCTGGAAGAATTTCAGCCAGGGCGCGTTCGCGGTGCTGATCGGACTGGTCTCGCTGTCACTGGTCGTGGGTGGCATCGTCATCATGAACATCATGCTGATGGTCGTCAGCGAGCGCACGCGGGAGATCGGCTTGCGCAAGGCCCTTGGCGCGCGCCGGCGCGACATCGTGTGGCAGGTGCTGACCGAGTCCACGACCCTGTCGGTCGTCGGCGGGATGGTCGGCACGCTGCTCGGGTTCATCGTCGCCTGGCTGGTCGCCTACTTCTCGCCCATCCCGGCCAAGATCGAACTCTGGGCCGTGATCATGGGCATCAGCATCACGGCCATCGTCGGGCTGTTCTTCGGCCTGTACCCGGCGATCCGCGCATCGAAGCT includes:
- a CDS encoding efflux RND transporter periplasmic adaptor subunit, yielding MKRSTKRWLGAIVVLAVVAGLAYANFAYRKKTGKEVTVEAVQARDLTAIVSASGKIQAKRTVNISADNMGRVTQLSVEEGDRVKRGQFLMQIDPRNLASAVQSGEAGQLAARSMLEQQRLAIVSARENLALARAELKRQQELWAQQLTTRQELDRAENAVNVGEAELRQREIDIKTQDQRIRQEGATLNQAQYNLSRARIESPIDGIVSRRNIEEGETVVIGTMNNAGTVLLTIADMSVIEAEVEVDETDIPTVRLGQVAKVTIDALPGKEYTGKVTEIGNSPIQAATGQAAASAGQAATNFKVTVQLDHTIEEVRPGFTCSAEIETAKRAKAVAVPIQAMAVRDLVYDKAGTVVRPPKQDAKKKAPTPATPAELPEGQTRKETEGVFVMRDKNAEFVPVHTGIAGERYFEVMSGVKVGDKVITGPFNSVRDLQDGDEVRLSDTAAEAAKKKS
- a CDS encoding ABC transporter permease, which translates into the protein MNKFLDAVGLALSSIWANKLRSFMMVLGNVVAVTSIIAVVALIQGMNGYVADSIVSEVGVGTFQVARVGVITNEEEEEEARRKNPDVSLVDLRAVKGIGGNIDAVMAQSNSQANVTFRNETIENVGIRGVSADYDQFGGYEAERGRTISRIEIQRSRPLAYLGVETSDKLFKGRNPVDQTIMVNGVHFRVAGVNEKKGSMFGNSQDDFVLIPLGAFQKMFGSRRSFEITVKPINPSLVPEAMEEARVALRTSRKLRPRDKDNFGIVTSDTFMELWKNFSQGAFAVLIGLVSLSLVVGGIVIMNIMLMVVSERTREIGLRKALGARRRDIVWQVLTESTTLSVVGGMVGTLLGFIVAWLVAYFSPIPAKIELWAVIMGISITAIVGLFFGLYPAIRASKLDPIEALRRE
- a CDS encoding YIP1 family protein gives rise to the protein MTQDTSLDAARPLPFVQRVIGVVVSPGETMARIAAAPRWLDVLALTTVLLAVGYAVFLASDVGKAAYVDQAVASIESFGGAVNPEMYAGLQRQAGFMSWIQGASILVIGPLMAAAIAGILFGVFTVLGGEAQYRQVLAVVSHAGVINLLQAAFTLPVNYQRQSMSSATNLAVFFPNMAEGSFLASMLGFVDLFWIWYLVVLAIGLAAVYRRKWTSVAGGLFVVYVLIGLAIAAIKAVLGGR
- the traF gene encoding conjugal transfer protein TraF translates to MTLLRRLLLGGAFALIPALAAGQGVEAVGMRALGMGGAFVAVADDASATYWNPAGLVTGSVVSAVAEVARGQFEGTPIGGATPPVTGFAGQGSTLVALGTWPVGATFYRLSDASATVVGPGTEAQNVVSAAALQRLTTTHVGVNLLHSVVSGLHIGATVKYVHGSAGQAARLPAPGDPLDAARDLDTHGSSQFDVDAGVMVDLRRVKLGLTGRNLFEPEFETDQDAIRLRLSRQVRAGVAFRAAETLIVSVDADMTRSPDITGDRRSLAAGAEQRFWRDRAALRGGVRISTAGDTRPVVTTGGSISLKSGIFADGYLAVGLDEASSDGFGVGVRVVF